In Pectobacterium aroidearum, the following are encoded in one genomic region:
- a CDS encoding copper-binding protein — protein MRITYLALFNSLILAASSVTLPAWANDHQHHAMMHSTSAATTAVYQSAGIVKQWNADSVTLSHAPVADLKWPAMTMAFTLPSSGDIRPLPVNTPVTFSFVQSDSGYTLTAITPQQP, from the coding sequence ATGCGTATCACTTACCTGGCTCTGTTCAACAGCCTGATTCTTGCTGCTTCTTCCGTTACCTTGCCCGCGTGGGCAAACGACCACCAGCATCATGCGATGATGCATAGCACTTCTGCTGCCACTACAGCGGTTTATCAGAGTGCCGGGATTGTTAAACAGTGGAACGCCGACAGCGTTACGCTCTCTCACGCGCCAGTTGCCGACCTAAAATGGCCTGCCATGACGATGGCATTCACACTGCCATCCAGTGGAGACATCAGGCCGTTACCCGTCAACACGCCCGTTACGTTCAGCTTTGTCCAGAGCGACAGCGGCTACACCCTGACTGCGATTACGCCACAGCAGCCTTAA
- a CDS encoding AcrZ family multidrug efflux pump-associated protein: MLELLKSLLFAVAMVPVMMVVIMGAIYCLGEVFNVLSRIGHSDGQRAKNQH; encoded by the coding sequence ATGTTGGAGTTGTTGAAGAGCCTGCTGTTTGCAGTTGCCATGGTTCCTGTGATGATGGTGGTTATCATGGGCGCAATTTATTGCCTGGGCGAAGTGTTTAACGTGTTGTCCCGCATCGGTCATTCTGACGGTCAGCGCGCAAAGAATCAGCATTGA
- a CDS encoding efflux RND transporter periplasmic adaptor subunit, whose protein sequence is MNKTVTKKSLMFSLITLAILSAGGVGYLVGKQHAPLAPSVAKPERTVLYWYDPMVPDKRFDKPGKSPFMDMELVPRYADEAQDDGGITVSARQQQNLGVRTARVEMRELANHSTGYGTVAINERGLHTLVAPSGGIVEKLTVNALQQQVKKGETLATLWNPTWAAAQREYLAVRQLGDNVLTQSARQRLALLFMPETVIRQVERSGKPQDRIAITAPEDGYVNKLEVRQGMQLSPAQPLFELASLNPVWVDVDYPEAQAAQLTIGNDISAASSAWPGKTFHGKISELLPVLDSTTRTLKARVVLNNPQQQLKPGMYLTVQLSHAQAQPRLAIPQEALLVSGSQNRVLLSDGNGHFTPRNVTAGASLGDWVEIIDGLKIGDSVVTSGQFLIDSEASLRNALPQFATDTSAAPAAPVGYQTQGVIKAINGNQVTIEHEAVPALDWSPMTMDFTLPSSGLPQGVGIGSTVSFQFNMDDSGIHVLHFLPADDPHAGHGGHP, encoded by the coding sequence ATGAACAAAACCGTAACGAAAAAATCACTGATGTTTAGCCTGATAACGCTGGCTATCCTCAGCGCGGGTGGCGTGGGCTACCTGGTAGGCAAACAGCACGCGCCACTTGCTCCCTCTGTCGCAAAGCCGGAACGTACCGTCCTCTATTGGTACGACCCGATGGTGCCGGATAAACGTTTCGACAAGCCGGGAAAATCACCCTTTATGGATATGGAGCTGGTGCCCCGCTATGCCGATGAAGCACAGGATGACGGCGGTATCACCGTCAGCGCCCGCCAGCAGCAAAATCTTGGCGTTCGCACCGCGCGTGTGGAAATGCGCGAACTTGCCAACCACAGCACGGGTTACGGCACCGTCGCGATCAACGAGCGTGGATTGCACACGCTGGTCGCGCCCAGCGGCGGCATTGTCGAAAAACTCACAGTCAATGCACTGCAGCAGCAGGTGAAGAAAGGCGAGACGCTCGCCACGTTGTGGAACCCGACCTGGGCGGCGGCGCAGCGTGAATATCTGGCGGTACGACAGTTGGGCGACAACGTTCTGACCCAGTCAGCCCGCCAGCGGCTAGCACTGCTGTTCATGCCAGAAACGGTTATTCGTCAGGTCGAGCGTAGCGGCAAGCCGCAGGATCGAATCGCCATTACCGCGCCGGAAGACGGCTACGTGAATAAGCTTGAGGTGCGGCAAGGCATGCAGTTAAGCCCTGCCCAGCCGTTATTTGAACTTGCCAGCCTGAATCCGGTTTGGGTCGATGTCGATTACCCCGAGGCTCAGGCGGCTCAGCTCACTATCGGCAACGATATTAGCGCCGCCAGCAGTGCCTGGCCGGGTAAAACCTTCCACGGCAAGATCAGCGAACTGTTGCCCGTGCTGGATAGCACCACGCGCACGCTAAAAGCGCGCGTCGTACTCAACAACCCGCAGCAGCAGCTTAAACCCGGCATGTATCTCACAGTACAGCTTTCTCACGCTCAGGCACAGCCGCGTCTGGCGATCCCACAGGAAGCACTATTGGTCAGCGGTAGCCAAAATCGGGTCTTGCTGAGCGATGGCAATGGCCATTTCACTCCGCGTAACGTCACTGCGGGCGCGTCGCTAGGTGATTGGGTAGAAATCATCGATGGCCTGAAGATTGGCGACAGCGTGGTCACCTCCGGTCAGTTCCTGATTGATTCTGAAGCCAGCCTGCGCAACGCCCTACCGCAATTTGCTACTGACACATCGGCAGCACCCGCTGCTCCCGTCGGCTATCAAACTCAGGGTGTGATCAAAGCGATAAATGGCAATCAGGTCACCATTGAACATGAAGCCGTTCCGGCGCTCGACTGGTCGCCGATGACGATGGATTTCACGCTGCCATCGTCAGGGCTGCCTCAAGGAGTGGGAATCGGCAGCACCGTCAGTTTCCAGTTCAACATGGACGACAGTGGGATACACGTCCTGCATTTTTTACCCGCTGACGATCCGCATGCCGGACACGGAGGCCATCCATGA
- the galM gene encoding galactose-1-epimerase, whose protein sequence is MLNESLTTLAPDGRPFQLTTLQNQAGMRVCLMDWGATWLSCELPLPEGEVREVLLGCASPEQYPQQGAYLGASIGRYANRIAKATFSREAETFHLVPNQNEHQLHGGPEGFHARRWRIVSQDATQVTYQLHSPDGDQGYPGHLNAQVTYALTEHNSLEISYQATVEKACPVCLTNHAYFNLDGDLTDVRKHQLQLFADYYLPVNSSGIPNADLTPVNATGMDFRQPKTLEEDFLRDSDQMAVGGYDHAYLLHRTCGSSESPAANLWSSDGRVLMSVFTSAPALQLYSGNFLAGTPSRDGGQYENYAGVALESEFLPDSPNHPEWPQPDCWLKPGKVYRSDTTYQFLVQ, encoded by the coding sequence ATGTTGAATGAAAGTCTTACTACGCTGGCGCCCGATGGTCGGCCGTTTCAATTAACGACCTTGCAGAATCAGGCAGGCATGCGCGTGTGCCTGATGGACTGGGGTGCAACCTGGCTTTCCTGTGAGCTCCCGCTACCGGAGGGTGAGGTGCGAGAGGTACTCTTGGGCTGTGCATCACCCGAGCAGTATCCGCAACAAGGCGCTTATCTTGGCGCGTCGATTGGTCGCTATGCCAATCGCATAGCCAAAGCAACATTCAGTCGAGAGGCCGAAACTTTTCATCTAGTTCCGAACCAGAACGAGCATCAACTGCATGGCGGCCCGGAAGGCTTTCATGCCCGCCGCTGGCGAATCGTCAGTCAGGATGCAACGCAGGTCACTTACCAACTGCACTCACCGGATGGCGATCAGGGGTATCCAGGGCACCTCAACGCACAGGTGACTTACGCGCTGACAGAACATAACTCGTTGGAAATTTCGTATCAGGCGACCGTAGAGAAAGCCTGCCCCGTCTGCCTGACTAACCACGCCTATTTCAACCTTGATGGCGATCTGACTGACGTACGTAAACACCAATTGCAGCTGTTTGCTGACTATTATTTACCGGTCAATAGTTCGGGGATTCCCAACGCCGACCTGACACCGGTAAATGCTACCGGAATGGATTTCCGCCAGCCAAAAACGCTCGAAGAGGATTTCCTGCGCGACAGCGATCAAATGGCCGTCGGCGGTTACGATCATGCCTACTTACTGCATCGCACATGCGGTTCCAGCGAAAGTCCGGCTGCCAATTTGTGGTCATCCGATGGCCGCGTGCTGATGAGCGTCTTCACCAGCGCCCCTGCGTTACAGCTCTACAGCGGCAACTTCCTGGCCGGAACGCCTTCGCGGGACGGTGGTCAGTATGAAAACTATGCCGGCGTCGCACTGGAAAGCGAATTCCTGCCAGACAGCCCGAATCATCCAGAGTGGCCACAGCCCGACTGCTGGCTGAAACCGGGGAAAGTCTACCGCTCGGATACCACGTACCAGTTTCTCGTACAGTAA
- the galE gene encoding UDP-glucose 4-epimerase GalE, with translation MNVLVTGGSGYIGSHTCVQLLAAGHTPVILDNLCNSKASVVKTITRLTDKTPIFYQGDIRDSALLDDIFAKHSIDSVIHFAGLKAVGESVREPLSYYDNNVYGTLVLVEAMKKAGVKNLIFSSSATVYGDQPCTPYQESFPTGHPASPYGRSKLMVEQILQDLQHAEPEWSITLLRYFNPVGAHPSGEMGEDPQGVPNNLMPYIAQVAVGRRDSLAIFGNDYPTVDGTGVRDYIHVVDLADGHIAAMNTLQNRAGVHIYNLGAGVGYSVLQVVEAFSQACGKPVAHHFSPRRQGDLPAYWADAERAAKDLNWRVTRSLKEMAQDTWRWQSNHPNGYEEA, from the coding sequence ATGAACGTTCTCGTCACAGGTGGTAGCGGTTACATAGGAAGTCATACTTGCGTACAATTGTTGGCTGCCGGGCACACTCCCGTCATTCTTGATAACTTGTGCAACAGCAAGGCCAGCGTCGTTAAAACCATTACACGTTTAACCGACAAAACGCCTATTTTTTATCAGGGAGATATCCGCGACAGCGCACTGCTGGACGACATTTTCGCTAAGCATTCAATTGATTCCGTCATTCACTTTGCCGGTTTAAAAGCTGTGGGGGAATCGGTACGTGAACCGCTGAGCTATTATGATAATAACGTCTACGGTACGCTTGTGCTGGTTGAGGCAATGAAGAAAGCAGGCGTGAAAAACCTGATTTTTAGCTCATCAGCTACCGTCTATGGCGATCAGCCGTGCACGCCCTATCAGGAAAGTTTCCCGACGGGGCACCCTGCCAGCCCCTATGGCCGCAGCAAGCTGATGGTCGAGCAAATCCTGCAAGACTTACAACATGCAGAGCCGGAATGGAGTATTACGCTGTTGCGTTATTTCAACCCGGTTGGCGCACATCCATCAGGTGAGATGGGCGAAGATCCGCAGGGCGTGCCCAATAACTTGATGCCTTACATCGCCCAGGTTGCCGTCGGGCGTCGCGACTCTCTGGCAATCTTCGGTAATGACTATCCTACCGTTGACGGTACTGGCGTACGTGATTACATCCATGTCGTCGATCTGGCTGACGGTCATATCGCCGCCATGAACACGCTGCAAAATCGTGCTGGCGTACACATTTATAACTTGGGTGCTGGCGTAGGCTACAGTGTATTGCAGGTCGTTGAAGCCTTTAGTCAGGCTTGTGGTAAACCCGTCGCTCACCATTTTTCCCCACGTCGACAGGGCGATCTGCCTGCTTATTGGGCGGATGCAGAACGTGCAGCGAAAGATCTTAACTGGCGAGTCACACGCTCATTGAAAGAAATGGCGCAAGACACCTGGCGCTGGCAATCCAACCACCCCAACGGGTACGAAGAAGCGTAA
- the modE gene encoding molybdenum-dependent transcriptional regulator produces the protein MQAEILLTLKLQQRLFADPRRIELLKQIRHTGSISQGAKLAGISYKSAWDAINEMNQLAEQTIVERMTGGKGGGGAQLTRYGERLLQLYDLLAQIQQKAFDVLQEDGLPLDSLLAAIARFSLQTSARNQFFGTVLARGEEQVQQHLDILLADGKTTISALITQQSAERLQLQKGKEVLALIKAPWIDVYAATSTVPTVDNVLPGRIKAIQHGVENSEVLITLTGGETLCAMVPNALLEQQKLQLGTDVKACFKADRVIIATLC, from the coding sequence ATGCAGGCTGAAATTCTTCTCACCCTGAAACTCCAACAGCGTTTATTCGCCGACCCGCGGCGTATTGAATTGCTCAAGCAAATTCGTCATACCGGCTCAATCAGCCAGGGTGCCAAGCTGGCGGGGATTAGCTATAAAAGCGCATGGGATGCCATCAATGAGATGAACCAACTAGCCGAGCAGACCATCGTCGAGCGTATGACCGGCGGTAAAGGCGGCGGCGGCGCGCAGCTCACCCGCTACGGCGAACGCCTTCTCCAACTGTACGATTTGCTCGCGCAGATTCAGCAAAAAGCCTTTGATGTCTTGCAGGAAGACGGGCTGCCGTTGGATAGCCTGCTGGCAGCTATCGCGCGTTTCTCACTGCAAACCAGCGCACGCAACCAGTTTTTTGGAACCGTGCTCGCACGCGGTGAAGAACAGGTGCAACAACATCTGGATATTTTACTTGCCGATGGTAAAACAACGATCAGCGCACTGATTACGCAGCAAAGCGCCGAACGTCTGCAATTACAGAAAGGAAAAGAGGTGCTTGCGCTGATTAAAGCACCGTGGATCGATGTGTACGCCGCCACGTCCACGGTGCCCACCGTTGATAACGTCTTGCCCGGGCGAATTAAAGCCATTCAGCACGGTGTAGAAAACAGTGAAGTTCTGATTACGCTGACAGGGGGAGAAACCCTATGTGCGATGGTGCCGAATGCCTTACTTGAGCAGCAAAAGTTGCAACTGGGAACAGACGTGAAGGCCTGTTTCAAGGCCGACAGGGTTATCATCGCCACGCTTTGCTAA
- the modF gene encoding molybdate ABC transporter ATP-binding protein ModF: protein MSLLKITQGLFRLSDTRMLHLDELTLDENQCWAFVGANGSGKSALARALSGELPLLRGERTTGFQRPVRLSFEQLQKLVSDEWQRNNTDLLSEGEDDTGRTTAEVIQGSLNDPARCQQLAQQFGIAHLLERRFKYLSTGETRKAMLCQALMTQPDLLILDEPFDGLDVASRQQLADELRKLAGTGYTLVLILNRFDDIPDFINHVGVLADCTLTRLGERETILSEALVAQLAFSEKLSGSSLPEPEDPQRYMTLPADEARIQLRNGVVQYNDRPILHELTWEVLPGQHWQIVGPNGAGKSTLLSLITGDHPQGYSNDLTLFGRKRGSGETIWDIKRHIGYVSSSFHLDYRVSTSVRNVILSGFFDSIGIYQAVSDRQRHLTEQWLTLLGLNGAIADTPFQSLSWGQQRLTLIARALVKHPALLILDEPLQGLDPLNRQLVRRWLDILIGEGETQLLFVSHHAEDAPECITHRLTFVPHNDIYRYQIDELCK, encoded by the coding sequence ATGTCATTGTTGAAAATCACGCAGGGACTATTTCGTCTCAGCGATACCCGCATGCTGCATCTGGACGAACTGACGCTCGACGAAAACCAGTGCTGGGCCTTCGTCGGGGCCAACGGAAGTGGTAAATCGGCGCTGGCGCGGGCGCTATCCGGTGAACTGCCGCTATTGCGTGGTGAACGAACAACGGGATTCCAACGCCCCGTTCGTCTGTCGTTTGAACAATTACAAAAACTGGTTTCCGACGAATGGCAACGCAATAACACCGATCTACTGAGCGAGGGGGAAGATGACACCGGTCGCACAACGGCAGAAGTGATCCAGGGCAGCCTCAACGACCCCGCACGTTGCCAACAGCTGGCGCAGCAGTTTGGTATTGCACATTTGCTGGAGCGCCGTTTCAAGTACCTCTCTACGGGGGAAACCCGTAAGGCGATGCTGTGTCAGGCACTGATGACCCAGCCCGACTTGCTGATTCTCGATGAACCTTTTGATGGGCTGGACGTTGCCTCGCGTCAGCAGCTTGCCGATGAGCTGCGGAAACTAGCCGGCACGGGTTATACGCTGGTGCTTATTCTCAATCGCTTTGACGACATCCCTGACTTTATCAACCATGTTGGTGTACTGGCAGACTGTACGCTGACCCGCCTCGGCGAGCGTGAAACGATCCTCTCAGAAGCGCTGGTGGCTCAGCTCGCGTTTAGTGAGAAACTGTCGGGGAGCTCACTGCCAGAACCCGAAGATCCGCAGCGGTATATGACACTTCCCGCTGACGAAGCACGCATTCAGTTGCGTAACGGCGTGGTGCAGTATAACGATCGCCCTATTCTGCATGAGCTGACATGGGAAGTGCTACCTGGACAACATTGGCAGATTGTCGGCCCTAATGGTGCAGGAAAATCGACGCTGCTAAGTCTGATTACCGGCGATCATCCACAAGGCTACAGTAACGATCTCACGCTATTTGGCCGCAAACGCGGCAGCGGAGAAACCATCTGGGATATCAAACGCCACATCGGCTACGTCAGCAGCAGTTTCCATCTGGATTACCGCGTCAGCACCAGCGTGCGTAACGTTATCCTGTCGGGTTTCTTTGACTCTATCGGTATTTATCAGGCCGTTTCTGACCGCCAGCGTCACCTGACCGAACAGTGGCTCACCTTGCTTGGGCTTAATGGCGCGATCGCCGATACGCCATTTCAGTCGCTCTCCTGGGGTCAGCAGCGTCTGACGCTGATTGCTCGCGCGTTAGTCAAACACCCCGCCCTGCTCATTCTTGACGAACCCCTACAGGGGCTCGATCCGCTCAATCGCCAACTCGTGCGCCGCTGGCTGGATATTCTGATTGGCGAGGGCGAAACACAACTCCTCTTTGTCTCTCACCACGCGGAAGACGCGCCAGAGTGCATCACGCACCGGCTCACTTTTGTCCCGCACAACGACATCTATCGCTACCAAATTGATGAGTTATGTAAATAA
- a CDS encoding TolC family protein, protein MNLSKHDAVRACLAMLLWLPAAVFAADLSLEQALQAAERYSADLSANQHQINALQNMADSATQLPDPKLKFGVENLPLGGNNGSRLTREGMTMQRIGVMQTYVSSRKRDSKAQAIRVEADALQSNSESIRARLQRETAQAWLDLALSQKALAEVTALVNESQRQVASQKASVAAGSEASSVLDARLTLAAMQDKLADAERDTRIAHARLVQLTGMTDINVHGELPRFERLPASPAVLSSAIHQHPEMQQAQREAELAQARSAQSAVAAIPNVDVEVYYAKRGDNYDDMAGMMVTVDLPLFKSKRQDKDYAADVSRSMEARDKVLLTEREHQAQLDTLIAQYQAAQSRWQRQNGEILPLQQQRIKLIQAQYQSGSSNLSAVLDARRALLESRIAVQDTAREMAQYWAAIRYLTPQGSPAQ, encoded by the coding sequence ATGAATTTATCCAAACACGACGCCGTGCGCGCGTGTCTGGCGATGTTGCTGTGGCTGCCTGCCGCTGTCTTTGCGGCAGATCTGAGTCTTGAACAGGCATTACAGGCGGCGGAACGCTACTCCGCCGATCTGTCCGCCAATCAACACCAGATTAACGCACTACAGAACATGGCCGACTCCGCCACGCAGCTCCCCGATCCAAAGTTAAAATTTGGTGTCGAAAATTTGCCATTAGGTGGCAACAACGGTAGCCGCCTCACGCGGGAAGGAATGACGATGCAGCGCATCGGCGTCATGCAAACCTACGTCAGCAGCCGTAAGCGCGATAGTAAGGCGCAGGCTATCCGGGTCGAAGCCGACGCGCTGCAAAGCAATAGCGAAAGTATCCGTGCTCGTTTGCAACGGGAAACGGCGCAGGCATGGCTGGATCTGGCACTCTCGCAAAAAGCGTTGGCCGAAGTCACCGCGCTGGTCAATGAAAGCCAGCGACAGGTCGCCTCACAAAAAGCAAGCGTGGCGGCGGGCAGCGAAGCCAGTAGCGTCCTGGATGCCCGTCTGACGCTGGCAGCCATGCAGGACAAACTGGCCGACGCCGAGCGGGATACGCGTATCGCGCATGCGCGTTTGGTGCAGCTTACCGGCATGACGGATATCAATGTGCATGGCGAACTGCCCCGCTTTGAACGTCTGCCAGCTTCACCAGCAGTACTCAGCAGTGCCATTCACCAGCACCCGGAAATGCAGCAGGCACAGCGTGAAGCCGAGCTGGCTCAGGCTCGCTCGGCACAGTCAGCTGTAGCCGCCATCCCCAATGTCGATGTTGAAGTCTATTACGCGAAACGCGGAGACAATTACGACGACATGGCGGGCATGATGGTGACGGTCGATCTACCGCTGTTCAAATCCAAACGTCAGGATAAGGACTACGCCGCGGACGTCTCTCGCAGCATGGAAGCGCGCGACAAAGTCTTGCTCACCGAACGAGAACATCAGGCGCAACTCGATACGCTAATAGCTCAATATCAAGCCGCACAGTCACGCTGGCAGCGTCAGAACGGCGAGATTCTTCCGTTGCAACAGCAGCGTATCAAACTGATTCAGGCTCAGTATCAATCCGGCAGCAGTAATCTCTCTGCCGTGCTGGATGCCCGCCGGGCACTGCTCGAAAGCCGGATCGCGGTTCAGGATACCGCTCGAGAGATGGCCCAATATTGGGCCGCCATCCGCTATCTGACGCCACAAGGAAGCCCTGCGCAATGA